CTCAAAATTCTTTCGTGCCCCACCCAGCAGGCACCGGCGATCCGGCTTTGCCGGTCGCGCGGTGACGCCCCCTTGAGGGGGCGCGCGAAGCGCGTAGGGGGTGGGTCATGCCAAGTGGCTGACGTCGACGAAATGGCCGCGCATGGCGGCCGCTGCGGCCATGGCCGGGCTGACCAGATGGGTGCGGCCGCCGGCGCCCTGGCGCCCTTCGAAATTGCGGTTGCTGGTGGAGGCACAGCGCTCACCGGGCTCCAGGCGGTCGGCATTCATGGCCAGGCACATGGAGCAGCCGGGCTCGCGCCACTCGAAACCTGCGGCCTTGAAGACCTGATCCAGGCCTTCAGCCTCAGCCTGCGCCTTGACCAGGCCCGAACCGGGCACGACCAGGGCCAGCTTCACATTCGAGGCCAGACGGCCGCCGATGCGGCGCACCACGGCGGCGGCCTCGCGCATGTCCTCGATGCGGCTGTTGGTGCAGGAACCGATGAAGACCTTGTCCACATGGATGTCGGCAATCGCCTTGTTGGGCTCCAGGCTCATGTACTGCAAGGCGCGTTCGATGGCGCCGCGCTTGACTGCGTCCTTTTCCTTGTCCGGGTCTGGCACGCGGGCGTTCACATCGAGCACCATCTCGGGCGAGGTGCCCCAGGTGACTTGCGGGCGGATCTGGCTGGCGTCCAGTTCGACCACCGCGTCGAAATGCGCACCGGCATCCGAATGCAGGCCGCGCCAGTACTGCACGGCCAGATCCCATTCGACGCCGGTCGGCGTGAAGGGCCGGCCCTTGACGTAGTTCAGAGTGGTCTCGTCCACGGCGATCAAGCCGGCGCGGGCGCCGGCTTCGATGGCCATATTGCAAATCGTCATGCGGCCTTCCATGGTCAGCGCGCGGATGGCCGAGCCGCCGAACTCAATGGTGTAGCCGGTGCCGCCGGCCGTGCCGATCTTGCCGATGATGGCCAGCACGATGTCCTTGGCGCCGACGCCGGGCACGACCTGACCCTCGACGCGGATCAGCATGTTCTTGGCCTTCTTGGCCAACAAGGTCTGCGTGGCCAGCACATGCTCGACCTCGGAGGTGCCGATGCCATGAGCCAGGGCACCGAATGCCCCATGCGTAGACGTGTGGCTATCCCCGCAGACGACGGTCATGCCGGGCAGCGTGGCGCCCTGCTCCGGGCCGATCACATGGACGATGCCCTGGCGCTTGTCGTTCATCTTGAACTGGGTCACGCCGTGGCGGTCGCAGTTCTGGTCCAGGGTGTCGACCTGCAGCTTGGAGATCGGGTCGGCGATGCCGCCGCTGCGGTCGGTGGTGGGCACATTGTGGTCGCTGACCGCCAGATTGGCCGACAAACGCCAGACCTTGCGCGAGGCCAGCTCCAGGCCTTCAAAGGCCTGCGGGCTGGTCACCTCGTGCAGCAGATGGCGGTCGATGTAGAGCACGGCCGTGCCGTCGTCTTCGGTGTGGACGACATGCTCATCCCAGAGCTTGTCGTAGAGCGTGCGAGCAGTCATGACAGTCTTCTTTCCTTCAATTCATTCGATGAGTTCGGTTCGGCTTGAGGGTCCATCAAGCCTTGGGCGCCGGCGGGCAGAGGCTGTCGACAAAGCGCTGCAGCACGGCCGGCAGGCGCTCCTGGCGCAGCACGCCCAGGCAGTACTCGCGCACGGCCCAGTCTTCGTCCAGTGCCAGCAGCTTGACGTCGAACACGCGCGAGAAGCGCTCGGCGGGCCCACCGGGCAGCACGGCCACGCCCAGGCCGGCCTCGACCAGTTGGGCAATCGCATCAAAGCCGCGCACCTGGATGCGGGCGTTGAGCGTGCGGCCCAGGGCCTGGGCCTGCTGGCGCATCATTTCCTGGGCCGAGGCGCCGGCATGCAGGCCGATCAGGTCGTAATCGAGCAGGTCGGCAAAGCGCACGCGGTCCTGCGCCGCCAGCGCATGGCGCTTGGGCACCAGCACGGCCAGGCGGCCACGGGCGTAGGACCAGGTCTGCAAGCGGCTGTCCAGCAAGGGCGCGGTGAACACACCGGCATCGGCCCGGCCCTCGGCCACCGCCGCCTGCACCTCGGCGCTGGTCAGGTCTTCCAGGCTGATGCGGATTTGCGGGTGGCCCTGGCTGAAGGCCACCAGATCGGCCGGCAGGCATTCGGCAATCGCGCCGCTGTTGGCGGCAATGCGCAGATGGCCCTTGATGCCGCGGGCGAACTCCACCACCTCGCTCTCAAGCGCATGCAAGGAGGCATGGAGGGAGCGGATGTGGCGCACCAGGGCGCGGCAAGCCTCGGTGGGCTCGACCCCGCGCGAACGGCGCTCGAAAAGCTGCACGCCCAGGCGGGCCTCCAGATCGGACACCCGCTTGCTGGCCGCGGCCAGAGCCAAATGCTCCTGCTGCGCACCGCGCGTGATGGAGCGCGTCTGCTCGATGGCCAGCACGAGGTTGAGGGTGGTCAGATCAAGGCGCATGGGTGTGTCCGAGTTCGAAGGTCCGACAAGAGCGGGAAATCAGGGTCCGTGGCGCGAAGAAAAGCAAGTTTGGTATGCGGGAACCAGCACCGATCGCAGGGCAGACCGGCGGCAATCACCCTCGAGAGACGAAATTTAGCTTTCGCCAACAAGATGCGCACACAGAGTTCAACAATTACATCTTCGCGCCTCACGAAGTCTAAACCAGCCAGGCACGCTGTGATTCCATGTTTCTCAGCAAGCGCGAAGATGGGGCTCCGGATGTGCAGCAGGCCGCTCGGCCACAGAACTCAACCCCAGAGGCATTGGCAAAGGCCCCATCCCAGCAGAACGCCGAAAGTGTCGCGTTCACCCAGATCCGATCCACTGTCAGGTCCACGACAGGCCGGCCGCACGCAAGTGAGAAATGAGCCCAGGAATGCACACATTCCTGCGCTTGGGCGGGCGGGGTGCGGCCTAGGATGACTCACTCACCTTCTTGATGAATCGTTCGCGATTGCCGCCCATGCCTCAACTGCACACCTCCCCCCATCGCGCCCACAAGGGCATTTTGTTCAGCCTGCTCGCATGCGGCACCCTGCTGGGCCTGTGCGCGCCGGTCCGAGCCGCCGAGGGCGGCCCCGAGAGCGTGCACATCTGCCACGAGAACGAAGACGCCTTCCCCTGGCTGCTCAAGGACAAACCCGGCTACAGCCAGATCATGATGACGCAGCTGGAGAAGCAGCTGGGCACGCCGATCAAGCTGGTGCCCATGCCCTGGAAACAATGCCTGGCCGAAGTCAAAAGCGGCAAGATCGACGGCGCCATGAACGCCAGCTTCAGCGCCGAGCGCGCTGAGTTTGCCCATTACCCGCTCAAGCTCGACGGTGAAGCCGACGCCACCAAGCGCATGTACCGCGCCACCTACGCGCTCTACAAGACCAAGGGCGCCAGCGTCAGCTGGGACGGCAAGGCCCTGTCCGGCAATGGAACCTTCGGCGCCCAGGCCGGCTTTTCCATCGTCGCGCAGCTGAAGCAGCTGGGCGTCAAGGTCGAAGACAACGCGCCCACGGCCGATGAGCTGCTGAACCGCGTGGCCTCGGGCCGCTACCTCGCCGCGGCCCTGCAGACCACCGAGGCCGAGGCCTCGCTGGCCGCCCTGCCGGCGCTGCACAGCAAGATCGAGCGGGTCAGCCCGCCCCTGGTCGACAAGGCCTACTTCACCATCTTCTCCAAGCCCTTCTTCACCAAGCATGGCCAGACGGCGCGCGAGGTCTGGCGCCTGCAAGGCAAGCTGCGCGAATCGCCCGAGTTCAAGGGTCAGGTCTCGCACCTGATGAAGTCCGTCGACTGATTCGCAAGCCTGCAACAGCAACAACAACGGCGGCCCTCGGGTCGCCGTTGTTCTTGGTGGGTGCAACTGCTCACGGCCACATGGGCCACCCGCTGAGGGGAGCAGGCTGTTAACCTAGGCGCACACGGCCGGTCCGGCAGCGCGGGAGCAGACTTGGGCGAGGCACAGCAAGGCGACGCTGGCGCAGGGCAAGCCGCCCAGGCGCAATGGCAGCAGGACGAATCGGGTCTGCGGCTGCGCCTGAGCGGCGATTGGCGTGGCGGCCCCATGCTGCCGCCGCCCCCCGAACCACAAGACTCGACGGATCCGCGCGAGGCCGCCCGGCCCCTGCTCATGCATGTCGACGGCCAGGCCCTCAGCCATTTCGACAGCCGCCTCGCCGCCCAGCTCTGGGCCCTGAGCCGCAGCCGCCAGCAGGCGCTGAATACCGAGGCCCTGCCGCCGGGATTGCGCGGCATGCTGGACCTGGCCGCTCGCCAGAGCGCAGGCGATACGCCGAACGGCAAACGCCGCCCTCGCTGGCTCACGCGCATCGGCCTGGACTGGCAGGCCCGCTACCGCCGCACGCGCGACACCCTGGCTTTCACCGGCGAGCTCTTGATCGCCGTCTACCGCGCCCTGCGCGGCAGCACCGCCATGCGCGGCGAAGACATGGCCCAGCAACTGCACGCCACCGGCCCGGCCAGCCTGCCCATCGTCACCCTGGTCAGCTTTCTGGTCGGGCTCATCATTGCCTATATGGGCGCGGCCCAGCTGCAGCGCCTGGGCGCGCAGGCCTTCATGGCCGATCTGGTGACCATCGGCGTGGTGCGCGAAATCGCAGCCCTGATGACCGGCATCATGCTGGCCGGCCGGGTCGGCGCCGCCTTTGCCGCCCAGCTGGGCAGCATGCAGGCGAATGAGGAGATCGACGCCTTGCGCGCCCTGGGTTTGAACCCGGTCGAGCACCTGGTGCTGCCGCGCGTGCTGGCCATGGCCTTGATGGCTCCCTTGCTGACCACCTTTGCCGCCGTGGTGGGCATGCTGGCGGGCTTGCTGGTGGCCGTGGGCATCTTCCATGTCGAGCTGCTGGACTACCTCTACCGCAGCTCCAAGGCCATCACCCTGGCGCATGCGGGCATCGGCCTGCTCAAGGGCACGGTCTACGGCGTGCTGGTCGCCATGGCGGGCTGCCGCCAGGGCCTGCATGCCGGCCGCAGCGCCCAGGCCGTGGGTGAAGCGACCACGGCCGCCGTCGTGCAAGCCATCATCTGGATCGTCATCGCCGCATCGGCCTTGACGATTGCCTTTCAACGTCTGGGCTGGTGATGGACGCGCAGCCGCAACAGGCCTTGCCCGTGCCCTTGCCCTCGCCCTTGCTTCGCGCCGAGGATCTGACCCTGGCCGTGCCGGGGCGCGTGCTGCAGCAAGGCATCAGCTTCGAGCTGCAGCGAGGCGAGATCCTGGTGCTGATGGGCGGCAGCGGCTGTGGCAAGAGCACCCTGCTGCGCCATCTGATCGGCCTGCAGACGCCTGCCGCGGGCCGTGTACTTTATGGCGAGCAAGACCTGGCCGAGGCCGACGACGACACGATGGCGCAGCTGCGCCGCCAGTTCGGCGTGATGTTCCAGGGCGGGGCGCTGTGGAGCTCGATGACGGTGGGCGAGAACGTGATGCTGCCGCTGACCGAGTTCAGCGAGCTGGACGAAGACGCGGCCGAGCAGATGGCCCGATTCAAGCTGGCCCTGGTCGGCATGGAAGCCGCCTTTGACGAGCTGCCCAGCGCCCTCAGCGGCGGCATGAAAAAGCGTGCCGCCATCGCCCGCGCCATGGCCCTGGACCCGCCTCTGCTCTTCCTCGATGAACCCTCGGCCGGCCTGGACCCGCTCAGCGCCGCCAGCCTGGATGAACTGATCCTCAATCTGCGCGATCATCTCGGCACCAGCATCGTGCTGGTGACGCATGAATTGAGCAGCATCTTTGCGGTAGCCGACCGCGCCCTGTTTCTCGATGCCAAGGAGAAAACCATGACCGCGCTCGATGCCCCGCGCCGTTTGCTGGAGACTGGCCCCGAGGCGGTGCGCCTGTTTTTGCGCCGCGGCGTAACGTCCGGCTCGGGAGGCCTCGCATGAGAAAGCGCCACGGCCACCCTGCCCTGCTGGGCCTGTTCGTCGTCACCGCCCTGATCCTGCTCTTCATCGCCGTGTTCGTCATCGCTGGCGGCAAGCTGCTGGGCGGCAAGGAACGGGTGGTAATGTACTTCCACGGCTCCATCTACGGCTTGCAGATCGGCGCGCCGGTGGTGTTCCGCGGCGTGCACCTGGGCAATGTCAGCGCCATCGGCGTGGCCTACAACAATGCCAGCAATGCAGTGTCCATCCCGGTGGAAGCCGAACTGGAGCGCGACATGATCGGCAATCTCAGCGGCGAACGCCTGCCGGGCAGCGGCGCCTCCTCGCTCAAAGCCCTGGTCGAGCGTGGCCTGCGGGCCCAGCTGGGTCTGCAAAGCCTGCTGACCGGGCAGCTCTATGTGGACCTGGACTTCCGACCCGACAAACCCACCGTGGGCAGCACCGTCGAGGCCAGCCGCTATGTGCAGATCCCCACCGTGGCCACGCCCTTTCAGGACCTGCGCAACCAGGTGGACGGCCTGGACATCAAGCGCCTGGTGGGCGACCTCTCGGCCATCGCCAGCACCGGCCGGCGGCTGATCGAGGGGCCCGAGCTGAGCCGCGCCCTCAAGGACATCGAGGCGGTAAGCGCCAGCCTGCGCCGCCTCAGCCAGCAGCTGGACCGCCGCGCCGGCCCGGTGGGCGACGCCGCCCTGAACGCCCTGGCCGCCACCCAGGACGCCATGGAGCGCATGAGCCGCGCGGCCGTGACCGTCAACGAATCGGCCGAGCGGGTGGGCAAGACCTTCAATCCCGAGGGCGCCGTGGTGCAGGACCTGCGCCGGGTCTCCACCGAACTGGCCCGCGCCGCCGCGGCGGTGGCCGATGTGGCACAGGACGAGGCGCCGCTGAACCAGAACCTGCAGCGCGCGCTGAGAGACATTGCCCAAGCCGCCCGTGCCCTGCGCGAGCTGGCCGACACCCTGGACCAGCAACCCGAAGCCGTACTCAAGGGCCGCGCCAAATGAGCAGATTCCTCAATCGAATGAAGGCCGTCCCCGTGCTGATCGGCCTCAGCCTGCTCGCCGCCTGCGGCAGCTCCCCCCAGGTGCAGTACTACCAGCTGCGCGCGGAACCGCCCGGTACATCATCCAGCCCAATCGCCGCCCCGGTCTCGGCCGATTCAGCCTCGTCGGCCTCCGCTGGCATCTGGGCCCTCGGCCCGGTGCAGATCCCCGAGTACCTGGACCGCGACGCCATCGTCCGCCCCAGCGGCCAGGCCATGCTGCGTCTGACCCCGAGCGAGCGCTGGGCCGAGTCCCTGCGCGACGCCATCCCCCGCCTGCTGCAGCAAGACCTGGCCCGCTTGCACGGCAGCGCCCGCATCTGGCGCCTGCCCCTGCCGCCTGGGCTCTCGGCCGAACGACAGCTGCGCGTGGACATCCAAAGGCTGGACGCAGACGCAGGCCCACGCCCGCTGCTGGTGCTGCTAGCACGCTGGACCTGGCTGGACCCCAGTGGCCGCCAGCCTCCCCAGGTGCACGAACAGCGCTTCGAAGTGCCGGCCGGAGACGGCAGCACCGATGCACTGGTGGCGGCGCATCGGGCCGCGCTGTGGGCGCTGGCCCAGGCCATCGGGGCACACTAGGGCCGCCCGGCTCAAGCCCCCATCAAAGCCTGACCGCACACCCGCAAGGTTTGACCCCGCACGGCGCCCGATTCCGGCAAGGCCAGGAAAGCGACGGCCTCGGCCACGTCGCGGGGCTGGCCGCCCTGGGACAGGGCGTTGAGGCGGCGGCCGGCTTCGCGGATCAGCCAGGGGACCTGGCGGGTCATGTCGGTTTCGATGAAGCCGGGGGCCACGGCATTGACGGTGGCGCCGCGGGAGGCCAGCACGGCACTGCGAGCAGCGACGTAGCCGATCAGGGCCGACTTGCTGGTGGCGTAGTTGGTCTGGCCGGCATTGCCTGCTATGCCGCTGATGGACGACAGGCAGATCTCTCGCGCGCCGGGCGCCAGCAGATCGGCCTGATCCAGCGCCGCATCGATGGCCAGGATGGCCTGCAGATTGACGGCCATGACCTGCTTCCACTCGGCCTCGCTCATCTTGAACAGGCTGCGGTCGCGGGTGATGCCGGCGTTGTGCACCAGCACATCGACCGCCAGGCCGGGGTGTTGGCGCAGCCAGTCGCAGAGCGCCGCGGGAGCTGCGGCGCTGGAGATGTCCAGAGCCAAGGCGTCGCCCTGGATGCGCCGCGCCAGCTCGCGCAAATGCGGCTCGGCCGAGGGCACGTCGATGCACAGCACGCGAGCGCCCTCCTCGGCCAGGCGCGCCGCCGTGGCAGCGCCCAATCCCCGCGCGGCACCGGTGACCACGGCCAGGCGCTCGCGCAAGCGGCCCGGCACCGAAGGGAGTTCAGGGCTCGCATAAAGAGCCTGGCCTGCATCCAAACGCAGAATCCGCCCGGACACGTAAGCGCTGCGGGCGCTGCAGAAAAAGCGCAAAGGCCCCAGCAAAGCGCTCGCCGCCGCGACCGGCACCTGCAGCGCATTGACGGTGGCCGCATGGCTGCGGCCCAGCTCCTTGGCCAGGCTGCGCACGAAACCGTCGATGCCCTGGGCGGCCGCCGCAGCCTCGGGCGAGACGCGAGCGGCCTCCAGCGGGCAAGGCGCCAGCAGCAAGAGCTTGGCGCAGGGCGCCAGGCGGCGCAGCAGGGGCGCAAAAAAGCTGCGCAGCTGGGCCAGGGACGCGAGCTCACGGCAGCCGGTGGCGTCCAGCACGGCGATGTCGACGCGGGCCGACGCATCGGCGGCCAGGTCTGTCTCCATCAGCAGGCGGGCGCCCAGTGCCTGC
This region of Paucibacter aquatile genomic DNA includes:
- the leuC gene encoding 3-isopropylmalate dehydratase large subunit, translating into MTARTLYDKLWDEHVVHTEDDGTAVLYIDRHLLHEVTSPQAFEGLELASRKVWRLSANLAVSDHNVPTTDRSGGIADPISKLQVDTLDQNCDRHGVTQFKMNDKRQGIVHVIGPEQGATLPGMTVVCGDSHTSTHGAFGALAHGIGTSEVEHVLATQTLLAKKAKNMLIRVEGQVVPGVGAKDIVLAIIGKIGTAGGTGYTIEFGGSAIRALTMEGRMTICNMAIEAGARAGLIAVDETTLNYVKGRPFTPTGVEWDLAVQYWRGLHSDAGAHFDAVVELDASQIRPQVTWGTSPEMVLDVNARVPDPDKEKDAVKRGAIERALQYMSLEPNKAIADIHVDKVFIGSCTNSRIEDMREAAAVVRRIGGRLASNVKLALVVPGSGLVKAQAEAEGLDQVFKAAGFEWREPGCSMCLAMNADRLEPGERCASTSNRNFEGRQGAGGRTHLVSPAMAAAAAMRGHFVDVSHLA
- a CDS encoding LysR family transcriptional regulator, translating into MRLDLTTLNLVLAIEQTRSITRGAQQEHLALAAASKRVSDLEARLGVQLFERRSRGVEPTEACRALVRHIRSLHASLHALESEVVEFARGIKGHLRIAANSGAIAECLPADLVAFSQGHPQIRISLEDLTSAEVQAAVAEGRADAGVFTAPLLDSRLQTWSYARGRLAVLVPKRHALAAQDRVRFADLLDYDLIGLHAGASAQEMMRQQAQALGRTLNARIQVRGFDAIAQLVEAGLGVAVLPGGPAERFSRVFDVKLLALDEDWAVREYCLGVLRQERLPAVLQRFVDSLCPPAPKA
- a CDS encoding substrate-binding periplasmic protein, producing the protein MPQLHTSPHRAHKGILFSLLACGTLLGLCAPVRAAEGGPESVHICHENEDAFPWLLKDKPGYSQIMMTQLEKQLGTPIKLVPMPWKQCLAEVKSGKIDGAMNASFSAERAEFAHYPLKLDGEADATKRMYRATYALYKTKGASVSWDGKALSGNGTFGAQAGFSIVAQLKQLGVKVEDNAPTADELLNRVASGRYLAAALQTTEAEASLAALPALHSKIERVSPPLVDKAYFTIFSKPFFTKHGQTAREVWRLQGKLRESPEFKGQVSHLMKSVD
- a CDS encoding MlaE family ABC transporter permease, with the protein product MGEAQQGDAGAGQAAQAQWQQDESGLRLRLSGDWRGGPMLPPPPEPQDSTDPREAARPLLMHVDGQALSHFDSRLAAQLWALSRSRQQALNTEALPPGLRGMLDLAARQSAGDTPNGKRRPRWLTRIGLDWQARYRRTRDTLAFTGELLIAVYRALRGSTAMRGEDMAQQLHATGPASLPIVTLVSFLVGLIIAYMGAAQLQRLGAQAFMADLVTIGVVREIAALMTGIMLAGRVGAAFAAQLGSMQANEEIDALRALGLNPVEHLVLPRVLAMALMAPLLTTFAAVVGMLAGLLVAVGIFHVELLDYLYRSSKAITLAHAGIGLLKGTVYGVLVAMAGCRQGLHAGRSAQAVGEATTAAVVQAIIWIVIAASALTIAFQRLGW
- a CDS encoding ABC transporter ATP-binding protein, which codes for MDAQPQQALPVPLPSPLLRAEDLTLAVPGRVLQQGISFELQRGEILVLMGGSGCGKSTLLRHLIGLQTPAAGRVLYGEQDLAEADDDTMAQLRRQFGVMFQGGALWSSMTVGENVMLPLTEFSELDEDAAEQMARFKLALVGMEAAFDELPSALSGGMKKRAAIARAMALDPPLLFLDEPSAGLDPLSAASLDELILNLRDHLGTSIVLVTHELSSIFAVADRALFLDAKEKTMTALDAPRRLLETGPEAVRLFLRRGVTSGSGGLA
- a CDS encoding MlaD family protein — its product is MRKRHGHPALLGLFVVTALILLFIAVFVIAGGKLLGGKERVVMYFHGSIYGLQIGAPVVFRGVHLGNVSAIGVAYNNASNAVSIPVEAELERDMIGNLSGERLPGSGASSLKALVERGLRAQLGLQSLLTGQLYVDLDFRPDKPTVGSTVEASRYVQIPTVATPFQDLRNQVDGLDIKRLVGDLSAIASTGRRLIEGPELSRALKDIEAVSASLRRLSQQLDRRAGPVGDAALNALAATQDAMERMSRAAVTVNESAERVGKTFNPEGAVVQDLRRVSTELARAAAAVADVAQDEAPLNQNLQRALRDIAQAARALRELADTLDQQPEAVLKGRAK
- a CDS encoding PqiC family protein, with amino-acid sequence MKAVPVLIGLSLLAACGSSPQVQYYQLRAEPPGTSSSPIAAPVSADSASSASAGIWALGPVQIPEYLDRDAIVRPSGQAMLRLTPSERWAESLRDAIPRLLQQDLARLHGSARIWRLPLPPGLSAERQLRVDIQRLDADAGPRPLLVLLARWTWLDPSGRQPPQVHEQRFEVPAGDGSTDALVAAHRAALWALAQAIGAH
- a CDS encoding 3-oxoacyl-ACP reductase; the protein is MASNSDPLIGLAAGRLTGPLVRALGLPRPRVLRREAGPYGSDELRGRQLVLTAMPGGHAGEAARSLLQALGARLLMETDLAADASARVDIAVLDATGCRELASLAQLRSFFAPLLRRLAPCAKLLLLAPCPLEAARVSPEAAAAAQGIDGFVRSLAKELGRSHAATVNALQVPVAAASALLGPLRFFCSARSAYVSGRILRLDAGQALYASPELPSVPGRLRERLAVVTGAARGLGAATAARLAEEGARVLCIDVPSAEPHLRELARRIQGDALALDISSAAAPAALCDWLRQHPGLAVDVLVHNAGITRDRSLFKMSEAEWKQVMAVNLQAILAIDAALDQADLLAPGAREICLSSISGIAGNAGQTNYATSKSALIGYVAARSAVLASRGATVNAVAPGFIETDMTRQVPWLIREAGRRLNALSQGGQPRDVAEAVAFLALPESGAVRGQTLRVCGQALMGA